A region of the Candidatus Baltobacteraceae bacterium genome:
TCCTTCGCTCGTAAGCCAGCCCTCTCGTTGCAGTTCCGAATAGGCGCGCGCGACCGTGTTCGGTGCGACGCCGAGATCGCCCGCGAGTTGCCGAACCGTGGGCAGCGCATCGCCCGGCCGAAGCTCGCCGCGTTCGATGAAGCCGCGGAGCTGATCGAAAATCTGCTGGAACGGCGCTGCTTCAAGATCCGGATCGACCGAGAGGAAGGCGTCGCTCACGGCGAGGCCGTGCACGCCGCACGCGTAAGGTGGCGCACGTACCAGGCCTGCCAAATCCACATCCCAGCCCAAATCAGCAGCATCTCAACATCCGTAACGCGTCCGAGCCCTCCGACGGCCGGCGGCGTAGCGTTGACGAAGCTCACGAAGAGGGCGACGCTCCCGATCGCCAGCACGCAGGTTAATCCGGTATGCCGAGCACGATCCGCGCGGTCGCGCAGGCGCTCGGATCGCGGATCCCCGCTGGTAAGCTGAGTAGGAGCGCTCGCGACACGCCACGCGATGGCCGTCATGGCGATCACACAAGCGATGGCGATCAGGGCGGGCGCAACGGCGATGCCTCCGAGGACGTACGGTACGAGGGGCAGCGCCGAGAGCAGGCTGATGGTTATCCACACCGCCGGCACGCGCTCCGCCGCAGGACGGGGAGCGAGCAGCGCGATTCGTCGCCGGCGCGCGCGCTCGTCGCGAAGCAGGTCGGCAAGGAAGACCGCAACCAAAGAAACGCAGGTGATGCTGTAGGCGACGATCGGAGCGAGAACGTTTCGCGCTACGAGCGCCGCGATCGCGAAAGCGAAGGCGGCGACGAGGTATCGCGCCGGCGCCGAAGCTCCCCCGCAACGCCCGACGCGCACCGCCGCTACGAGATAGGTGACGCCTGCCAAGGCGGCCACGGCGGAAATGGCGATTCGCTGTATCACGAGCACGTTATGCATTGTATCATCAACCTAACACAACAATGCGTTTCGTGTCAACCTACTGGTACAAACAAAAATGAGGCGCGATCCGACCGAATAAGCACGACCATCGCATCTCGCTGGGCGGTCCCCCCAGGTTTTTTGTCCGGGTTGTGATTTTTTCAATCGGTTTAGCGAATAACGGTTATGAAATGAGCACTGAGCAGTTGCGGACGCGGTTCCAAGCCCTCGTAGACGAGAACCGCCGAATCGTGTACAAGATTTGCAGCTCGTATTGTCCGAACCGGGACGACCGTGACGACCTTGCTCAAGAGATCGTCACAGAACTCTGGAAATCGTTTGCCACGTTCGATGAACGTAGCCGGTTTTCGACCTGGCTCTATCGCGTGGCACTCAACGTCGCCATTTCATTCAGCCGTCGAGAACGCCGGCGAGCCCGGCATGTTGTTTCGGGAGGCGAGAATCTTCTTGACGTGGCCGAAAGTGCGCGCGGCACTCCCGAGGACTTGTTCGTTCTCTATCAATTCATCGAGGATCTCGATCCGTTAAACAAGGCCCTCGTTCTGCTCTATCTCGACGGATACGCATATCGCGAGATTTCCGACGTGCTGGGCATTACCGAAACCAACGTGGCGACGAAAATTAGCCGCTTGAAGAGTGCAATAAGAACACACTTTTCAAGCACAGCGGCGACCTAGCCGGGAGAGAAACACCAAATGAACATAGATATGGACGAACTCAAGACAAAGTGGGCCGAGCACGATCGAAGACTGGACGCGGTAATCAGTCTTAATCGGCAGCTCCTGGCGAGATTCGAATTAAAACCGGCCCGCTCGGCAATGGGATTGCTTACCTTCTCACTGTTTTTTGAAGTTCTTATCATGCTGATCACGGTCATGCTGCTCGGACGTTTTATCGGCGATCACATCGGCGCACGAAAATTCGTAGTGCCTGCGGCGTTGCTCGATGCAGCCGCCATAGCGTTCCTCATCAACCTCGTGCGCCAAATCGTCATCACGCGGCAGATTGACTTTGGCCGGCCGATCGCCGCGATCCAGAAGAAGATCGAAACGTTACGCGTGCTGCGGATCCGCTACGCGCAAGGGCTGCTTCTTATCGCCGTCCTCGCATGGCCGCCGCTGCTCATCGTCCTGTTTAAGGGTGCGTTCGGATTAGATGCCTACGCCTTGTTCGGTTCGGCTTACATCTGGGCCAACGCCC
Encoded here:
- a CDS encoding GntR family transcriptional regulator, with translation MHGLAVSDAFLSVDPDLEAAPFQQIFDQLRGFIERGELRPGDALPTVRQLAGDLGVAPNTVARAYSELQREGWLTSEGRRGTRVASRTPATDKRARTTALRDAIEQFLNALAHRGYSDAEVAIALQQVVKL
- a CDS encoding sigma-70 family RNA polymerase sigma factor, which produces MSTEQLRTRFQALVDENRRIVYKICSSYCPNRDDRDDLAQEIVTELWKSFATFDERSRFSTWLYRVALNVAISFSRRERRRARHVVSGGENLLDVAESARGTPEDLFVLYQFIEDLDPLNKALVLLYLDGYAYREISDVLGITETNVATKISRLKSAIRTHFSSTAAT